A stretch of the Rufibacter tibetensis genome encodes the following:
- a CDS encoding DUF4142 domain-containing protein, with protein sequence MNEEVTKTGGGDLSDQDKMFLEIAGSAGIMEVELGKMAVEKGTRREVVEYGGMMVKEHTEVNQKFRKLLERLDVEIPEGMNERNTQTVKEHAALSGKEFDERYVQTIVEDHKLATEMFKKALSVAKNENYKEFLSSMIPIVEMHYHMAQRLQK encoded by the coding sequence ATGAACGAAGAAGTAACAAAAACAGGGGGAGGTGACCTCAGTGACCAGGATAAGATGTTTCTGGAGATTGCCGGCAGTGCAGGTATCATGGAGGTAGAGTTAGGGAAGATGGCCGTAGAGAAAGGCACTCGCAGGGAAGTAGTTGAGTATGGGGGGATGATGGTCAAGGAGCACACCGAAGTCAATCAGAAATTCCGTAAGCTTCTTGAAAGACTGGATGTCGAGATTCCCGAGGGGATGAATGAGAGAAACACCCAAACGGTTAAGGAGCATGCTGCATTAAGCGGCAAAGAGTTCGATGAAAGGTATGTGCAGACGATTGTAGAGGACCATAAGCTAGCTACCGAGATGTTTAAGAAAGCTTTATCCGTGGCAAAGAATGAAAATTATAAGGAATTCCTGTCTTCGATGATTCCTATCGTAGAGATGCACTACCACATGGCACAGAGGCTTCAAAAATGA